One window of Athalia rosae chromosome 4, iyAthRosa1.1, whole genome shotgun sequence genomic DNA carries:
- the LOC125500714 gene encoding putative odorant receptor 85e isoform X6 — protein sequence MESIGHQAEGTSAGPVGRRRHCTRWCNERNIVDISTASSYIMTIGGKFEPDEFHLPTVSSRLFGVDTVAEYALVYTWNTVALSLAVLGVFAIDLFIVGMYVEAASRLESIGDAFEKIADLENEQFGNEDTPERVDDFSTRTTNFSSIRRRVAKSVAEHNEIIKFVILFFNPCIAGSRDYFSVILRFIEELNDVFYWTLLFQSVFVGVIVAGCGFYGFVSFLHGNTSSFFRSMMYISGAICETWLCCTFGDRIKCSSANVATAMWNSHWYTLAVEDQRSVLLIMQASKNPLHMAAGKLFRMDLERLGFVLSSAYSYFTVLRNIYK from the exons ACGGCATTGCACGAGGTGGTGCAATGAGAGGAACATCGTCGATATTTCTACCGCTTCGTCTTACATAATGACTATCGGTGGAAAATTTG AGCCGGACGAATTTCACCTACCGACCGTTAGCTCGCGGTTATTTGGGGTGGATACCGTCGCCGAGTACGCGTTGGTTTATACGTGGAATACAGTCGCCCTGTCGTTAGCGGTATTGGGGGTGTTCGCGATCGACTTGTTCATTGTAGGAATGTACGTCGAAGCTGCCAGCAGATTGGAATCCATCGGTGACGCGTTTGAGAAAATTGCTGACTTGGAAAATGAACAATTTGGAAACGAAG ATACTCCCGAGCGtgtcgacgatttttcgacgaggacgacgaattTCTCATCTATTCGCCGACGCGTCGCAAAATCCGTCGCCGAACACAACGAGATCATCAAgtttgtcattttattttttaatccctGCATCGCTGGTTCCCGCGACTATTTTTCCGTGATTCTCAGGTTCATCGAGGAACTCAACGATGTTTTTTACTGGACACTGCTGTTCCAATCCGTGTTCGTTGGTGTAATCGTCGCCGGTTGTGGATTTTACGGGTTTGTC AGTTTTTTGCATGGGAATACATCCAGCTTCTTCAGATCGATGATGTACATATCAGGTGCGATATGCGAAACTTGGCTATGCTGCACCTTTGGGGATCGTATAAAATGCTCG AGCGCCAATGTTGCCACAGCGATGTGGAATTCCCATTGGTACACACTAGCCGTTGAAGACCAACGTTCTGTTTTGCTAATTATGCAAGCGTCCAAAAATCCCCTCCACATGGCGGCTGGAAAACTGTTTCGCATGGATCTAGAGAGGCTGGGATTT GTACTCTCTTCCGCCTACTCTTATTTCACGGTGttgcgaaatatttataaataa
- the LOC125500714 gene encoding putative odorant receptor 85e isoform X7 has translation MKRAHKFLTAGKRHCTRWCNERNIVDISTASSYIMTIGGKFEPDEFHLPTVSSRLFGVDTVAEYALVYTWNTVALSLAVLGVFAIDLFIVGMYVEAASRLESIGDAFEKIADLENEQFGNEDTPERVDDFSTRTTNFSSIRRRVAKSVAEHNEIIKFVILFFNPCIAGSRDYFSVILRFIEELNDVFYWTLLFQSVFVGVIVAGCGFYGFVSFLHGNTSSFFRSMMYISGAICETWLCCTFGDRIKCSSANVATAMWNSHWYTLAVEDQRSVLLIMQASKNPLHMAAGKLFRMDLERLGFVLSSAYSYFTVLRNIYK, from the exons ACGGCATTGCACGAGGTGGTGCAATGAGAGGAACATCGTCGATATTTCTACCGCTTCGTCTTACATAATGACTATCGGTGGAAAATTTG AGCCGGACGAATTTCACCTACCGACCGTTAGCTCGCGGTTATTTGGGGTGGATACCGTCGCCGAGTACGCGTTGGTTTATACGTGGAATACAGTCGCCCTGTCGTTAGCGGTATTGGGGGTGTTCGCGATCGACTTGTTCATTGTAGGAATGTACGTCGAAGCTGCCAGCAGATTGGAATCCATCGGTGACGCGTTTGAGAAAATTGCTGACTTGGAAAATGAACAATTTGGAAACGAAG ATACTCCCGAGCGtgtcgacgatttttcgacgaggacgacgaattTCTCATCTATTCGCCGACGCGTCGCAAAATCCGTCGCCGAACACAACGAGATCATCAAgtttgtcattttattttttaatccctGCATCGCTGGTTCCCGCGACTATTTTTCCGTGATTCTCAGGTTCATCGAGGAACTCAACGATGTTTTTTACTGGACACTGCTGTTCCAATCCGTGTTCGTTGGTGTAATCGTCGCCGGTTGTGGATTTTACGGGTTTGTC AGTTTTTTGCATGGGAATACATCCAGCTTCTTCAGATCGATGATGTACATATCAGGTGCGATATGCGAAACTTGGCTATGCTGCACCTTTGGGGATCGTATAAAATGCTCG AGCGCCAATGTTGCCACAGCGATGTGGAATTCCCATTGGTACACACTAGCCGTTGAAGACCAACGTTCTGTTTTGCTAATTATGCAAGCGTCCAAAAATCCCCTCCACATGGCGGCTGGAAAACTGTTTCGCATGGATCTAGAGAGGCTGGGATTT GTACTCTCTTCCGCCTACTCTTATTTCACGGTGttgcgaaatatttataaataa
- the LOC125500714 gene encoding odorant receptor 49b-like isoform X8, which produces MTIGGKFEPDEFHLPTVSSRLFGVDTVAEYALVYTWNTVALSLAVLGVFAIDLFIVGMYVEAASRLESIGDAFEKIADLENEQFGNEDTPERVDDFSTRTTNFSSIRRRVAKSVAEHNEIIKFVILFFNPCIAGSRDYFSVILRFIEELNDVFYWTLLFQSVFVGVIVAGCGFYGFVSFLHGNTSSFFRSMMYISGAICETWLCCTFGDRIKCSSANVATAMWNSHWYTLAVEDQRSVLLIMQASKNPLHMAAGKLFRMDLERLGFVLSSAYSYFTVLRNIYK; this is translated from the exons ATGACTATCGGTGGAAAATTTG AGCCGGACGAATTTCACCTACCGACCGTTAGCTCGCGGTTATTTGGGGTGGATACCGTCGCCGAGTACGCGTTGGTTTATACGTGGAATACAGTCGCCCTGTCGTTAGCGGTATTGGGGGTGTTCGCGATCGACTTGTTCATTGTAGGAATGTACGTCGAAGCTGCCAGCAGATTGGAATCCATCGGTGACGCGTTTGAGAAAATTGCTGACTTGGAAAATGAACAATTTGGAAACGAAG ATACTCCCGAGCGtgtcgacgatttttcgacgaggacgacgaattTCTCATCTATTCGCCGACGCGTCGCAAAATCCGTCGCCGAACACAACGAGATCATCAAgtttgtcattttattttttaatccctGCATCGCTGGTTCCCGCGACTATTTTTCCGTGATTCTCAGGTTCATCGAGGAACTCAACGATGTTTTTTACTGGACACTGCTGTTCCAATCCGTGTTCGTTGGTGTAATCGTCGCCGGTTGTGGATTTTACGGGTTTGTC AGTTTTTTGCATGGGAATACATCCAGCTTCTTCAGATCGATGATGTACATATCAGGTGCGATATGCGAAACTTGGCTATGCTGCACCTTTGGGGATCGTATAAAATGCTCG AGCGCCAATGTTGCCACAGCGATGTGGAATTCCCATTGGTACACACTAGCCGTTGAAGACCAACGTTCTGTTTTGCTAATTATGCAAGCGTCCAAAAATCCCCTCCACATGGCGGCTGGAAAACTGTTTCGCATGGATCTAGAGAGGCTGGGATTT GTACTCTCTTCCGCCTACTCTTATTTCACGGTGttgcgaaatatttataaataa
- the LOC125500714 gene encoding odorant receptor 49b-like isoform X4 encodes MWLPPAFPRSDLRALKYILYFLSFAGLFALSPEGRTSKIYNLFYNGYFISVMSCVGLVTVLTAFDLYDHLNDVDVLADHGVIFTALVLIMIKQITVVRNGRRIEYWVGVVQRRFREGGDPERARLAKNDKETFFYIKMFSYFWFLITVSYLLPLYFEEPDEFHLPTVSSRLFGVDTVAEYALVYTWNTVALSLAVLGVFAIDLFIVGMYVEAASRLESIGDAFEKIADLENEQFGNEDTPERVDDFSTRTTNFSSIRRRVAKSVAEHNEIIKFIEELNDVFYWTLLFQSVFVGVIVAGCGFYGFVSANVATAMWNSHWYTLAVEDQRSVLLIMQASKNPLHMAAGKLFRMDLERLGFVLSSAYSYFTVLRNIYK; translated from the exons ATGTGGCTACCGCCGGCGTTTCCACGGTCCGATTTGAGGGCCCTGAAATATATCCTCTACTTTCTGAGCTTCGCCGGGCTCTTCGCCTTGTCGCCGGAAGGGCGcacttcaaaaatttacaacttATTTTACAACGGCTACTTTATATCGGTGATGTCCTGCGTCGGACTGGTGACGGTACTCACGGCCTTCGATTTATACGATCACCTGAACGACGTTGACGTACTCGCCGATCACGGCGTCATATTCACCGCCCTCGTTCTGATAATGATCAAGCAAATTACCGTCGTACGGAACGGACGCAGAATCGAATACTGGGTAGGGGTTGTACAACGACGTTTTCGAGAAGGCGGTGATCCGGAAAGAGCCCGCCTCGCGAAAAATGACAAAGAGACTTTTTTCTACATAAAAATGTTCTCCTATTTTTGGTTCCTCATAACGGTTTCGTATCTCTTGCCACTGTATTTCGAAGAGCCGGACGAATTTCACCTACCGACCGTTAGCTCGCGGTTATTTGGGGTGGATACCGTCGCCGAGTACGCGTTGGTTTATACGTGGAATACAGTCGCCCTGTCGTTAGCGGTATTGGGGGTGTTCGCGATCGACTTGTTCATTGTAGGAATGTACGTCGAAGCTGCCAGCAGATTGGAATCCATCGGTGACGCGTTTGAGAAAATTGCTGACTTGGAAAATGAACAATTTGGAAACGAAG ATACTCCCGAGCGtgtcgacgatttttcgacgaggacgacgaattTCTCATCTATTCGCCGACGCGTCGCAAAATCCGTCGCCGAACACAACGAGATCATCAA GTTCATCGAGGAACTCAACGATGTTTTTTACTGGACACTGCTGTTCCAATCCGTGTTCGTTGGTGTAATCGTCGCCGGTTGTGGATTTTACGGGTTTGTC AGCGCCAATGTTGCCACAGCGATGTGGAATTCCCATTGGTACACACTAGCCGTTGAAGACCAACGTTCTGTTTTGCTAATTATGCAAGCGTCCAAAAATCCCCTCCACATGGCGGCTGGAAAACTGTTTCGCATGGATCTAGAGAGGCTGGGATTT GTACTCTCTTCCGCCTACTCTTATTTCACGGTGttgcgaaatatttataaataa
- the LOC125500714 gene encoding putative odorant receptor 85e isoform X1: MWLPPAFPRSDLRALKYILYFLSFAGLFALSPEGRTSKIYNLFYNGYFISVMSCVGLVTVLTAFDLYDHLNDVDVLADHGVIFTALVLIMIKQITVVRNGRRIEYWVGVVQRRFREGGDPERARLAKNDKETFFYIKMFSYFWFLITVSYLLPLYFEEPDEFHLPTVSSRLFGVDTVAEYALVYTWNTVALSLAVLGVFAIDLFIVGMYVEAASRLESIGDAFEKIADLENEQFGNEDTPERVDDFSTRTTNFSSIRRRVAKSVAEHNEIIKFVILFFNPCIAGSRDYFSVILRFIEELNDVFYWTLLFQSVFVGVIVAGCGFYGFVSFLHGNTSSFFRSMMYISGAICETWLCCTFGDRIKCSSANVATAMWNSHWYTLAVEDQRSVLLIMQASKNPLHMAAGKLFRMDLERLGFVLSSAYSYFTVLRNIYK, encoded by the exons ATGTGGCTACCGCCGGCGTTTCCACGGTCCGATTTGAGGGCCCTGAAATATATCCTCTACTTTCTGAGCTTCGCCGGGCTCTTCGCCTTGTCGCCGGAAGGGCGcacttcaaaaatttacaacttATTTTACAACGGCTACTTTATATCGGTGATGTCCTGCGTCGGACTGGTGACGGTACTCACGGCCTTCGATTTATACGATCACCTGAACGACGTTGACGTACTCGCCGATCACGGCGTCATATTCACCGCCCTCGTTCTGATAATGATCAAGCAAATTACCGTCGTACGGAACGGACGCAGAATCGAATACTGGGTAGGGGTTGTACAACGACGTTTTCGAGAAGGCGGTGATCCGGAAAGAGCCCGCCTCGCGAAAAATGACAAAGAGACTTTTTTCTACATAAAAATGTTCTCCTATTTTTGGTTCCTCATAACGGTTTCGTATCTCTTGCCACTGTATTTCGAAGAGCCGGACGAATTTCACCTACCGACCGTTAGCTCGCGGTTATTTGGGGTGGATACCGTCGCCGAGTACGCGTTGGTTTATACGTGGAATACAGTCGCCCTGTCGTTAGCGGTATTGGGGGTGTTCGCGATCGACTTGTTCATTGTAGGAATGTACGTCGAAGCTGCCAGCAGATTGGAATCCATCGGTGACGCGTTTGAGAAAATTGCTGACTTGGAAAATGAACAATTTGGAAACGAAG ATACTCCCGAGCGtgtcgacgatttttcgacgaggacgacgaattTCTCATCTATTCGCCGACGCGTCGCAAAATCCGTCGCCGAACACAACGAGATCATCAAgtttgtcattttattttttaatccctGCATCGCTGGTTCCCGCGACTATTTTTCCGTGATTCTCAGGTTCATCGAGGAACTCAACGATGTTTTTTACTGGACACTGCTGTTCCAATCCGTGTTCGTTGGTGTAATCGTCGCCGGTTGTGGATTTTACGGGTTTGTC AGTTTTTTGCATGGGAATACATCCAGCTTCTTCAGATCGATGATGTACATATCAGGTGCGATATGCGAAACTTGGCTATGCTGCACCTTTGGGGATCGTATAAAATGCTCG AGCGCCAATGTTGCCACAGCGATGTGGAATTCCCATTGGTACACACTAGCCGTTGAAGACCAACGTTCTGTTTTGCTAATTATGCAAGCGTCCAAAAATCCCCTCCACATGGCGGCTGGAAAACTGTTTCGCATGGATCTAGAGAGGCTGGGATTT GTACTCTCTTCCGCCTACTCTTATTTCACGGTGttgcgaaatatttataaataa
- the LOC125500714 gene encoding odorant receptor 49b-like isoform X2 has product MWLPPAFPRSDLRALKYILYFLSFAGLFALSPEGRTSKIYNLFYNGYFISVMSCVGLVTVLTAFDLYDHLNDVDVLADHGVIFTALVLIMIKQITVVRNGRRIEYWVGVVQRRFREGGDPERARLAKNDKETFFYIKMFSYFWFLITVSYLLPLYFEEPDEFHLPTVSSRLFGVDTVAEYALVYTWNTVALSLAVLGVFAIDLFIVGMYVEAASRLESIGDAFEKIADLENEQFGNEDTPERVDDFSTRTTNFSSIRRRVAKSVAEHNEIIKFIEELNDVFYWTLLFQSVFVGVIVAGCGFYGFVSFLHGNTSSFFRSMMYISGAICETWLCCTFGDRIKCSSANVATAMWNSHWYTLAVEDQRSVLLIMQASKNPLHMAAGKLFRMDLERLGFVLSSAYSYFTVLRNIYK; this is encoded by the exons ATGTGGCTACCGCCGGCGTTTCCACGGTCCGATTTGAGGGCCCTGAAATATATCCTCTACTTTCTGAGCTTCGCCGGGCTCTTCGCCTTGTCGCCGGAAGGGCGcacttcaaaaatttacaacttATTTTACAACGGCTACTTTATATCGGTGATGTCCTGCGTCGGACTGGTGACGGTACTCACGGCCTTCGATTTATACGATCACCTGAACGACGTTGACGTACTCGCCGATCACGGCGTCATATTCACCGCCCTCGTTCTGATAATGATCAAGCAAATTACCGTCGTACGGAACGGACGCAGAATCGAATACTGGGTAGGGGTTGTACAACGACGTTTTCGAGAAGGCGGTGATCCGGAAAGAGCCCGCCTCGCGAAAAATGACAAAGAGACTTTTTTCTACATAAAAATGTTCTCCTATTTTTGGTTCCTCATAACGGTTTCGTATCTCTTGCCACTGTATTTCGAAGAGCCGGACGAATTTCACCTACCGACCGTTAGCTCGCGGTTATTTGGGGTGGATACCGTCGCCGAGTACGCGTTGGTTTATACGTGGAATACAGTCGCCCTGTCGTTAGCGGTATTGGGGGTGTTCGCGATCGACTTGTTCATTGTAGGAATGTACGTCGAAGCTGCCAGCAGATTGGAATCCATCGGTGACGCGTTTGAGAAAATTGCTGACTTGGAAAATGAACAATTTGGAAACGAAG ATACTCCCGAGCGtgtcgacgatttttcgacgaggacgacgaattTCTCATCTATTCGCCGACGCGTCGCAAAATCCGTCGCCGAACACAACGAGATCATCAA GTTCATCGAGGAACTCAACGATGTTTTTTACTGGACACTGCTGTTCCAATCCGTGTTCGTTGGTGTAATCGTCGCCGGTTGTGGATTTTACGGGTTTGTC AGTTTTTTGCATGGGAATACATCCAGCTTCTTCAGATCGATGATGTACATATCAGGTGCGATATGCGAAACTTGGCTATGCTGCACCTTTGGGGATCGTATAAAATGCTCG AGCGCCAATGTTGCCACAGCGATGTGGAATTCCCATTGGTACACACTAGCCGTTGAAGACCAACGTTCTGTTTTGCTAATTATGCAAGCGTCCAAAAATCCCCTCCACATGGCGGCTGGAAAACTGTTTCGCATGGATCTAGAGAGGCTGGGATTT GTACTCTCTTCCGCCTACTCTTATTTCACGGTGttgcgaaatatttataaataa
- the LOC125500714 gene encoding putative odorant receptor 85e isoform X3, producing the protein MWLPPAFPRSDLRALKYILYFLSFAGLFALSPEGRTSKIYNLFYNGYFISVMSCVGLVTVLTAFDLYDHLNDVDVLADHGVIFTALVLIMIKQITVVRNGRRIEYWVGVVQRRFREGGDPERARLAKNDKETFFYIKMFSYFWFLITVSYLLPLYFEEPDEFHLPTVSSRLFGVDTVAEYALVYTWNTVALSLAVLGVFAIDLFIVGMYVEAASRLESIGDAFEKIADLENEQFGNEDTPERVDDFSTRTTNFSSIRRRVAKSVAEHNEIIKFVILFFNPCIAGSRDYFSVILRFIEELNDVFYWTLLFQSVFVGVIVAGCGFYGFVSANVATAMWNSHWYTLAVEDQRSVLLIMQASKNPLHMAAGKLFRMDLERLGFVLSSAYSYFTVLRNIYK; encoded by the exons ATGTGGCTACCGCCGGCGTTTCCACGGTCCGATTTGAGGGCCCTGAAATATATCCTCTACTTTCTGAGCTTCGCCGGGCTCTTCGCCTTGTCGCCGGAAGGGCGcacttcaaaaatttacaacttATTTTACAACGGCTACTTTATATCGGTGATGTCCTGCGTCGGACTGGTGACGGTACTCACGGCCTTCGATTTATACGATCACCTGAACGACGTTGACGTACTCGCCGATCACGGCGTCATATTCACCGCCCTCGTTCTGATAATGATCAAGCAAATTACCGTCGTACGGAACGGACGCAGAATCGAATACTGGGTAGGGGTTGTACAACGACGTTTTCGAGAAGGCGGTGATCCGGAAAGAGCCCGCCTCGCGAAAAATGACAAAGAGACTTTTTTCTACATAAAAATGTTCTCCTATTTTTGGTTCCTCATAACGGTTTCGTATCTCTTGCCACTGTATTTCGAAGAGCCGGACGAATTTCACCTACCGACCGTTAGCTCGCGGTTATTTGGGGTGGATACCGTCGCCGAGTACGCGTTGGTTTATACGTGGAATACAGTCGCCCTGTCGTTAGCGGTATTGGGGGTGTTCGCGATCGACTTGTTCATTGTAGGAATGTACGTCGAAGCTGCCAGCAGATTGGAATCCATCGGTGACGCGTTTGAGAAAATTGCTGACTTGGAAAATGAACAATTTGGAAACGAAG ATACTCCCGAGCGtgtcgacgatttttcgacgaggacgacgaattTCTCATCTATTCGCCGACGCGTCGCAAAATCCGTCGCCGAACACAACGAGATCATCAAgtttgtcattttattttttaatccctGCATCGCTGGTTCCCGCGACTATTTTTCCGTGATTCTCAGGTTCATCGAGGAACTCAACGATGTTTTTTACTGGACACTGCTGTTCCAATCCGTGTTCGTTGGTGTAATCGTCGCCGGTTGTGGATTTTACGGGTTTGTC AGCGCCAATGTTGCCACAGCGATGTGGAATTCCCATTGGTACACACTAGCCGTTGAAGACCAACGTTCTGTTTTGCTAATTATGCAAGCGTCCAAAAATCCCCTCCACATGGCGGCTGGAAAACTGTTTCGCATGGATCTAGAGAGGCTGGGATTT GTACTCTCTTCCGCCTACTCTTATTTCACGGTGttgcgaaatatttataaataa